A window of the Lagenorhynchus albirostris chromosome 1, mLagAlb1.1, whole genome shotgun sequence genome harbors these coding sequences:
- the JPH4 gene encoding junctophilin-4 isoform X2, which produces MSPGGKFDFDDGGCYVGGWEAGRAHGYGVCTGPGAQGEYSGCWAQGFESLGVFTGPGGHSYQGHWQQGKREGLGVERKSRWTYRGEWLGGLKGRSGVWESVSGLRYAGLWKDGFQDGYGTETYSDGGTYQGQWQAGKRHGYGVRQSVPYHQAALLRSPRRTSLDSGHSDPPTPPPPLPLTGDEGGSPASGSRGGFVLAGPGDADSAACRKRTPAAGGFFRRSLLLSGLRAGGRRSSLGSKRGSLRSEVSSEVGSTGPPGSEASGPPAPAPPALIEGSATEVYAGEWRADRRSGYGVSQRSNGLRYEGEWLGNRRHGYGRTTRPDGSREEGKYKRNRLVHGGRVRSLLPLALRRGKVKEKVDRAVEGARRAVSAARQRQEIAAARAADALLKAVAASSVAEKAVEAARMAKLIAQDLQPMLEAPGRRPRQDSEGSDTEPLDEDSPGVYENGLTPSEGSPELPSSPASSRQPWRPPACRSPLPSGGDRGPFSSPKAWPEEWGGPGEQAEELAGYEAEDEAGLQGPEPRDGSPLLGGCSDSSGSLREEEGEDEEPLLQMRTPGRSEPEPTALPVLRGLSSRGPEAGCLMEEAEEAAASERPAQPGAANPLVVGAVALLDLSLAFLFSQLLT; this is translated from the exons ATGTCCCCCGGGGGCAAGTTCGACTTTGACGACGGGGGCTGCTACGTGGGGGGCTGGGAGGCGGGGCGGGCACATGGCTACGGCGTGTGCACGGGGCCCGGCGCCCAGGGCGAGTACAGCGGCTGCTGGGCGCAGGGCTTCGAGTCACTGGGCGTCTTCACGGGGCCCGGCGGACACAGCTACCAGGGCCACTGGCAGCAGGGCAAGCGCGAAGGGCTGGGCGTGGAGCGCAAGAGCCGCTGGACGTACCGCGGCGAGTGGCTGGGCGGGCTGAAGGGGCGCAGCGGTGTGTGGGAGAGCGTGTCCGGCCTGCGCTACGCCGGGCTCTGGAAGGACGGCTTCCAGGACGGCTACGGCACCGAGACCTACTCCGACGGAG GCACCTACCAGGGCCAGTGGCAGGCTGGGAAGCGCCACGGCTACGGGGTGCGCCAGAGTGTGCCCTACCATCAGGCGGCGCTGCTGCGCTCGCCCCGCCGCACCTCCCTGGACTCGGGCCACAGCGATCCCCCGAcgccgcccccgcccctgcccctgaCCGGCGACGAAGGAGGCAGCCCGGCCTCCGGCTCCCGGGGAGGCTTCGTGCTGGCCGGGCCTGGGGATGCTGACAGCGCGGCCTGCCGAAAGCGCACCCCCGCGGCCGGCGGGTTCTTCCGCCGCTCGCTGCTGCTCAGCGGGCTTCGGGCGGGCGGGCGCCGAAGCTCCTTGGGCAGCAAGAGGGGCTCCCTGCGCAGCGAGGTGAGCAGCGAGGTGGGCAGCACGGGACCCCCAGGCTCCGAGGCCAGCGGGCCCCCGGCCCCGGCGCCGCCCGCCCTCATCGAGGGCTCGGCCACTGAGGTGTATGCGGGCGAATGGCGCGCCGACCGGCGCAGCGGCTACGGCGTGAGCCAGCGCTCCAACGGGCTGCGCTACGAGGGCGAGTGGCTGGGCAACCGGCGGCACGGCTACGGGCGCACCACCCGCCCCGACGGCTCCCGCGAGGAGGGCAAGTACAAGCGCAACCGGCTGGTGCACGGGGGGCGCGTGCGCAGCCTTCTTCCTCTGGCCCTTCGGCGGGGCAAAGTCAAGGAGAAGGTGGACAGGGCCGTCGAGGGCGCCCGTCGAGCCGTGAGTGCTGCCCGCCAGCGCCAGGAGATCGCCGCTGCCAG GGCAGCAGATGCCCTTCTAAAGGCAGTGGCAGCCAGCAGTGTCGCCGAGAAGGCTGTGGAGGCAGCTCGAATGGCCAAACTGATAGCCCAGGACCTGCAGCCCATGTTGGAGGCCCCAG GCCGCAGACCCAGGCAGGACTCAGAAGGTTCTGACACAGAGCCCTTGGATGAGGACAGCCCTGGGGTGTACGAGAATGGACTGACCCCCTCAGAGGGCTCCCCTGAACTGCCCAGCAGCCCTGCCTCCTCCCGCCAACCCTGGCGACCCCCTGCCTGCCGGAGCCCACTGCCTTCTGGAGGGGACCGAGGTCCCTTCTCCAGCCCCAAAGCTTGGCCTGAGGAGTGGGGGGGCCCCGGTGAGCAGGCAGAAGAACTAGCTGGCTATGAGGCAGAGGATGAGGCTGGGCTGCAGGGACCAGAGCCCAGAGATGGCTCCCCACTCCTCGGAGGCTGCAGCGACAGTTCTGGAAGTCTtcgagaggaggaaggggaggatgaAGAGCCCTTGCTCCAGATGAGGACCCCAGGGCGCTCGGAGCCGGAGCCCACAGCCTTGCCAGTCCTGAGGGGCCTGTCCTCGAGGGGTCCTGAAGCCGGGTGCCTGATGGAAGAGGCTGAGGAGGCTGCTGCGTCCGAGAGGCCCGCCCAGCCG GGAGCTGCCAACCCATTGGTGGTGGGAGCCGTGGCCCTCCTGGACCTCAGCCTGGCATTCCTGTTCTCCCAGCTCCTCACCTGA
- the JPH4 gene encoding junctophilin-4 isoform X1, which translates to MSPGGKFDFDDGGCYVGGWEAGRAHGYGVCTGPGAQGEYSGCWAQGFESLGVFTGPGGHSYQGHWQQGKREGLGVERKSRWTYRGEWLGGLKGRSGVWESVSGLRYAGLWKDGFQDGYGTETYSDGGTYQGQWQAGKRHGYGVRQSVPYHQAALLRSPRRTSLDSGHSDPPTPPPPLPLTGDEGGSPASGSRGGFVLAGPGDADSAACRKRTPAAGGFFRRSLLLSGLRAGGRRSSLGSKRGSLRSEVSSEVGSTGPPGSEASGPPAPAPPALIEGSATEVYAGEWRADRRSGYGVSQRSNGLRYEGEWLGNRRHGYGRTTRPDGSREEGKYKRNRLVHGGRVRSLLPLALRRGKVKEKVDRAVEGARRAVSAARQRQEIAAARAADALLKAVAASSVAEKAVEAARMAKLIAQDLQPMLEAPGRRPRQDSEGSDTEPLDEDSPGVYENGLTPSEGSPELPSSPASSRQPWRPPACRSPLPSGGDRGPFSSPKAWPEEWGGPGEQAEELAGYEAEDEAGLQGPEPRDGSPLLGGCSDSSGSLREEEGEDEEPLLQMRTPGRSEPEPTALPVLRGLSSRGPEAGCLMEEAEEAAASERPAQPVRDPPLPDSALCPLSLPSFLVPLLLKAWPLILSRLLSDPLRGFDLHLASFLPVQSWTISHLKKVENLQAGRNLRDLHVQLPHLTHGRTEALTVTHQGYE; encoded by the exons ATGTCCCCCGGGGGCAAGTTCGACTTTGACGACGGGGGCTGCTACGTGGGGGGCTGGGAGGCGGGGCGGGCACATGGCTACGGCGTGTGCACGGGGCCCGGCGCCCAGGGCGAGTACAGCGGCTGCTGGGCGCAGGGCTTCGAGTCACTGGGCGTCTTCACGGGGCCCGGCGGACACAGCTACCAGGGCCACTGGCAGCAGGGCAAGCGCGAAGGGCTGGGCGTGGAGCGCAAGAGCCGCTGGACGTACCGCGGCGAGTGGCTGGGCGGGCTGAAGGGGCGCAGCGGTGTGTGGGAGAGCGTGTCCGGCCTGCGCTACGCCGGGCTCTGGAAGGACGGCTTCCAGGACGGCTACGGCACCGAGACCTACTCCGACGGAG GCACCTACCAGGGCCAGTGGCAGGCTGGGAAGCGCCACGGCTACGGGGTGCGCCAGAGTGTGCCCTACCATCAGGCGGCGCTGCTGCGCTCGCCCCGCCGCACCTCCCTGGACTCGGGCCACAGCGATCCCCCGAcgccgcccccgcccctgcccctgaCCGGCGACGAAGGAGGCAGCCCGGCCTCCGGCTCCCGGGGAGGCTTCGTGCTGGCCGGGCCTGGGGATGCTGACAGCGCGGCCTGCCGAAAGCGCACCCCCGCGGCCGGCGGGTTCTTCCGCCGCTCGCTGCTGCTCAGCGGGCTTCGGGCGGGCGGGCGCCGAAGCTCCTTGGGCAGCAAGAGGGGCTCCCTGCGCAGCGAGGTGAGCAGCGAGGTGGGCAGCACGGGACCCCCAGGCTCCGAGGCCAGCGGGCCCCCGGCCCCGGCGCCGCCCGCCCTCATCGAGGGCTCGGCCACTGAGGTGTATGCGGGCGAATGGCGCGCCGACCGGCGCAGCGGCTACGGCGTGAGCCAGCGCTCCAACGGGCTGCGCTACGAGGGCGAGTGGCTGGGCAACCGGCGGCACGGCTACGGGCGCACCACCCGCCCCGACGGCTCCCGCGAGGAGGGCAAGTACAAGCGCAACCGGCTGGTGCACGGGGGGCGCGTGCGCAGCCTTCTTCCTCTGGCCCTTCGGCGGGGCAAAGTCAAGGAGAAGGTGGACAGGGCCGTCGAGGGCGCCCGTCGAGCCGTGAGTGCTGCCCGCCAGCGCCAGGAGATCGCCGCTGCCAG GGCAGCAGATGCCCTTCTAAAGGCAGTGGCAGCCAGCAGTGTCGCCGAGAAGGCTGTGGAGGCAGCTCGAATGGCCAAACTGATAGCCCAGGACCTGCAGCCCATGTTGGAGGCCCCAG GCCGCAGACCCAGGCAGGACTCAGAAGGTTCTGACACAGAGCCCTTGGATGAGGACAGCCCTGGGGTGTACGAGAATGGACTGACCCCCTCAGAGGGCTCCCCTGAACTGCCCAGCAGCCCTGCCTCCTCCCGCCAACCCTGGCGACCCCCTGCCTGCCGGAGCCCACTGCCTTCTGGAGGGGACCGAGGTCCCTTCTCCAGCCCCAAAGCTTGGCCTGAGGAGTGGGGGGGCCCCGGTGAGCAGGCAGAAGAACTAGCTGGCTATGAGGCAGAGGATGAGGCTGGGCTGCAGGGACCAGAGCCCAGAGATGGCTCCCCACTCCTCGGAGGCTGCAGCGACAGTTCTGGAAGTCTtcgagaggaggaaggggaggatgaAGAGCCCTTGCTCCAGATGAGGACCCCAGGGCGCTCGGAGCCGGAGCCCACAGCCTTGCCAGTCCTGAGGGGCCTGTCCTCGAGGGGTCCTGAAGCCGGGTGCCTGATGGAAGAGGCTGAGGAGGCTGCTGCGTCCGAGAGGCCCGCCCAGCCGGTGAGAGACCCTCCCCTCCCCGACTCTGCCCTGTGCCCTCTGAGTCTCCCATCCTTCCTGGTCCCTCTTCTCCTCAAAGCCTGGCCTCTCATCCTTTCCAGACTTCTCTCTGATCCCCTGAGGGGCTTTGATTTGCACTTAGCTTCCTTTTTGCCTGTCCAGTCTTGGACTATATCCCACCTCAAAAAAGTAGAGAATTTGCAAGCTGGAAGGAACCTTAGAGACCTTCACGTCCAACTCCCTCATTTGACACACGGGAGGACTGAGGCACTTACAGTAACTCACCAAGGTTACGAATAA